From Burkholderia cenocepacia, the proteins below share one genomic window:
- a CDS encoding gluconate 2-dehydrogenase subunit 3 family protein: MSDVNRKPIARPRYPGYDVLAKRDTPSWNDATRRAIDARLRVAANAPRYLDSERFATLGALCARIVPQQPGGAGAIPTAALVDARLAADGGDGYRDARLPPLRAAWQTGLAALDAMARHAYGCLFAALGPCDADALLQAVQKGDVDPQVAPAWAGMDPHTFFMKRVLMDICGAYYGHPFAWNEIGFGGPASPRGYVRMDFNRRDPWEAEMRVEEGDRDGRR, from the coding sequence ATGAGCGACGTGAACCGCAAGCCCATCGCGCGGCCGCGCTACCCGGGCTACGACGTGCTCGCCAAGCGCGATACGCCGTCGTGGAACGACGCGACGCGGCGCGCAATCGATGCGCGGCTGCGCGTCGCGGCCAATGCGCCGCGCTATCTGGACTCCGAACGATTCGCGACGCTCGGCGCGTTGTGCGCGCGCATCGTCCCGCAGCAGCCGGGCGGCGCTGGCGCGATTCCGACCGCGGCATTGGTCGACGCGCGGCTCGCGGCCGACGGCGGCGACGGCTATCGCGATGCACGCCTGCCGCCGCTGCGCGCTGCCTGGCAGACGGGTCTCGCCGCGCTCGACGCGATGGCGCGGCACGCGTATGGCTGCCTGTTCGCGGCGCTCGGTCCATGCGATGCCGATGCATTGCTGCAGGCGGTCCAGAAAGGCGACGTCGATCCGCAGGTAGCGCCGGCCTGGGCCGGCATGGACCCGCACACGTTTTTCATGAAGCGCGTGCTGATGGATATCTGCGGCGCGTATTACGGCCATCCGTTCGCGTGGAACGAGATCGGTTTCGGCGGCCCCGCGAGCCCGCGCGGCTACGTGCGGATGGACTTCAACCGGCGCGACCCGTGGGAAGCGGAAATGCGCGTGGAGGAGGGCGATCGCGATGGCCGCCGATGA